Below is a window of Theropithecus gelada isolate Dixy chromosome 15, Tgel_1.0, whole genome shotgun sequence DNA.
AAGGCAAGAAAGGGCAGGAGGCCCTTGGGCCATTGACCTGCTTACAGGGCCGTGGATGCCCGGAACTTCTGGGTCAAACAAAACACGGCGGCTGTGAGGGCCGTGCACTGACGGGCCAGGAGTTTCACACTCAGGTCATGGTAGCCCCTCTCGCAGGTCGATTTAGCGGCCTCTACAAACTGATGGTAGGTGTACACCACATCCCTCAGGTTCCCCGCTGCCTCCCTGTGCCGGGTAGAGCAGCGGCTACAGTCCGTGAACTGAAAGCAGAGGCCAGCCAGTTGGACCAGGTGCTGGAAGGTGTCACGCACGGCCCCCTGCATCTCTTCGGGGGACTGGTCCATTCTGATCACATGCTGACAGCTCGACAGGAGCTTCTGGGAGCCCATGCAGAGGCGGCTCCGGCTTTCAGTAAAGTGCCAGGTGCACTTCTCCGGGGGATGTTTGTTTCCAATCCCCCAGGAAGTTTCTAAAATGTCTTGTAGCTCCAGCAAGCTCTCCATGAGCTGGATGAAGCCCTCAGGGGTGCTGGCGGGGGTGGCTTTCAGCTGTCTCAGTGCCCTGGAGCAGTACTCTGGCCAGATGTGGCTTTTCCTCGACAGGGGTGCAGTGCTGCAGCTATGGGTTCGGGCAGGCCTCCAGGGCAGAACCACCGGGCTTCCGGCAGAGGGCGGTGAAGTGAGGGGGGCCGTGGGGTGTGCTTCCAAGTCCCGGTCTTCTTCCTCTGTCTCAGGCTGCGGGCCACGGAAGCATGTGGCATAGGAGAACTGACAGCTGCACTGCTCCATCCCTATCCTGGGAGCCACCATCTCATTCATGCCTGCAAAACCCAAAGATGTAGCCATCCTGAGACTGGCAGAGACTTCAGGACGGCTTTCTGGGGCAAAGCACAGAAAAGACTTCTCAGCAGGAAGGCAGATGCTAGAGCTGTCACTTTTGCCTTCTGAGAGTAAGCAATGGTTTGAAGTTTCTAAGTGAGGATCCTCTTGTGGACGTGGTAGTGGCTCTGGCAGGGAAGGCCCAGGATTAAAACAGACCCACTCAGGGCTGTCCCTATGGGCTGTATCTTCCCCTGTCACATGGTTAGGTGTCTCTGCCTTGATCCCCTCTGGAGGGAGGGCTGATGAAATTGTCTGCTTCCCAAGAAAGAAATCAGGGTCTAAATCCAACTCTACGAATAGTTTTTGTTCTTGAGCCTGGCAGGCTTGCCCTGGGGGTTCTCTGCTCTGTCCTTGAGGGTCTCGAGGGGCATGTGGTGGGATCTGCTCAGTCCCTGTTACAGGAGCATCTAAAGAAAGGGAGGTTACTATTTTACCAGCTGGAGAATTAATATCAAGAGTCTGTGAAACATTATTTGACACATCACCCAGGGAGTCACCTGAATCCTTCCTAGATTCCTCCTGAAATATCTTGGTGCCATTTTTGTTTGtaacttctctgtctctttccaaaGATAGTTGTCCTTGTTGCTCTTCCTTTGTAGGGATGGAAGCTATCTTCTCTCCTGGATTTATTCCACATTCATCACTTCTAGGCTCATCTCCAGGAGACAACAAAGGCTCTGTGTATTTGGGGGCAGTTTCTTGTATATGATTTGTACAAAAAGATTCCAATCCCATTTCCAACTGGACATGGGGCTCCAGCTGGAGCTCTAGTGTGTCTCCTTGAGAGACCTTATGTAGCCCTGGGTTGCTGGCCAGGCAGACTCTGTCTGGGTTAGGGTCGCCactggagagggagaaggagctGTCCCCATGCTCTATGGTGGGTTCTTTGGGGGCAGTGCCATCCAGGTCTTGAGATAGAGGTAAGATTTGGGAAGGCCTTGCCTGAGCAGTATCTGGGCCAGATGAACCTGGATTAGAACAGTGAGGAGGGCTTGCTGAGGAGCTGGCAATAGGGACAACACCAGAATTCTCTTTATTGTTGGGGTCAATCCGGAAGCGAATGGCAGAAATAGAAGACACTCGAGAGTCGATGACTGATTTGGTTTCCATGGTCTCGGGCTCCATCTCCATGACCCTGGAGGCTGGGTTTGTGCTCTTGGTCTCCCTCAGGGGAGCTAGCAGCCCCAGGGCCTTTGTCTCCAGAAGGCCAGGCTCACCCTGCATGTCCTGCAGAGAGGACACAGTTGGGGAGGGTGCACCAAGGGCCAGGTAGGGCTCCCTGTCATAGTAGCACACGTCGTCTACACTCTCCAGGGAGGCTGATGGCACCAGGGGAAATGAGACCTGAGAGGTGTAGTCGGTCTGTAGGAAAGACCTTCTTTTCCTCAGGGTCTTGGCATACTTCTTGACTCCTCCCCTCCTGCTTGGCTCTCTTCCATGTGGCCCACAAGGCAGGCTGTTCTCAGGGCTACAAGTGCTGGCCTTATTCTGCAAGCTTGTGGCACTGGGTTCTGCAGCAGAAACATCTCTGGGCCCTGGgagtcaggaaagaaaaaatatattaaaaagcagaaaaccaaagaGGTTTATAGAGCTTGGGGCTCAGGCCTTGGgcttgcctgggttcaaattctggccaggctgtgtaaccttgagcaagttcAATCCTGATCTCCGCAACTTCCTCATCTGAAAGATGGGTATAATAATTGTGAcagacattgttttatttttttgagacagggactcgttctgtcacccaggctggagtgcaatggcatgatctcagctcactgcaacctccgcctcccaggttcaagcaattctcccaccgcatccccctgagtagctgagagtacaggcatctgccaccacgccaggctaatttttgtatttttagtagagatggggtttcaccatgttggtcagggtggtctcaaactcctgacctcaaaggatccgCCTGCTTAGgcctggggttacaggtgtgagccaccgcgcctggctgacactttttttttttttgagacagggtctcactctgtcccccaggctgtagtgcggtggtgcgatcacagctcacggcagccttgaattcctgagttcaagcaatcctcccacctcagcctcccaaggtgcttggattataggattgagccaccgcacccagctgtgatagacatttttaaatttttggctcCCTAAGATCCATTTAATTGTCTTTTGGTCACAGCACCTCAACTTCGATTTAGGGAATGACATCTCCCCAGTGGTTAGAACCTGCTGGAAGTGTTCATGAAGATGCTCTGTCCACGCCAGCCAAGTCACTCAGCCAGTCAGCTACAAATTCCCCACAAGTCCAAACTCAAAgacattgattaaaaaaaaaaaaagcagtgccGTTCTTTCCAGCCACAATATCTTGATAATACAGGTAGGGAATCCTGTTACTAGACTCTTAGCCTGGTTGCTGTCTATTTCTGAATCCACAGTTCTTTAGGTTAGCCAGCAATTCTATAAACAATCTTACTTCCTAACACTTTTTCTTTGTGCTGATGTTAACCCAAGTCTTTTAGTGCCAATAGTGCCAATCAGTGCTGCTGTGCAGGTTAAATTAATTAGCGCATTTTTATAAAGCACCCAGCACAAGGCCTCTGCCTCATTAGGTATTCACTAAAAGGAAGCTATTCTTGTTATTGCCATTTCATGTCTGAATGCAAAGGGGCCACGACTCTGTCACAGGCATCGAGTTTTGTGCGTCCCAGGATGGATCTTTCTGGGAGGAGAGGCACTATTGTGAAGAACCCTTGGGAATCAGCCAGAAGGAATTAGGATCAGAGCCTAGCACTTGAGAATCAGATAGCTTGTGTAGTCAGACCAGTCATTTCTAACCTGGCTGCTATTAGAAACCCTATCAAGTCCTATGCTGCTCCCCAGAATCTCTGAGGCTAGGGCCTAGGAATCTATAAGGTCTaggttgttgtcgttgtttttatttttttttatttttttgagacagagtcttgctctgttggccaggctagagttcagtggtgcgatctcggctcattgcaacctccacctcccgggttcaagcaattttctgacctcagcctcccaagtagctgggattacaggcatgcaccaccacacccagctaatttttgtattttttgtagagacagggtttcatcatgttggccaggctagtttcaaactcccgacctcaggtgatccgcctgcctcggactcccaaagtgctgggattacaggcatgagccaccgcaccagctgAATCTATGATTTTCAAACAAGGtccctcaggtgattctgatgcccaGCCACGTTTGACTGCCCTAGGCTACTGACAGCCACTGACCAAGGAGTTTCTAAGTCCCAAAGACAGAGAAGCTCCAGTAGTGAGTCAGGGGCCAGATCAGAACCTAGGCTGAGGAATCCTAGTTCTGGCTCTCTTCTCAGCAACACACTGGCTCCctataaaaaaaacaacaacagtgtCCGG
It encodes the following:
- the FRMPD1 gene encoding FERM and PDZ domain-containing protein 1, translated to MEELETSLFQTRKAHRIEQMVARWLRRSRDSSARAKVAAADGPARNPTQTLIPVRHTVKIDKDTLLQDYGFHISESLPLTVVAVTAGGSAHGKLFPGDQILQMNNEPAEDLSWERAVDILREAEESLSITVVRCTSGVPKSSFLTEEKRARLKTNPVKVHFAEEVLISGHSQGNSLLCMPNVLKLYLENGQTKAFKFEANTTVKDIILTVKEKLSIRSIEYFALALEEQYSISRLHLLHEEELIQQVVEREESHDYRCLFRVCFVPKDPLDLLKEDPVAFEYLYLQSCSDVLQERFAVEMKCSSALRLAALHIQERIYACAQPQKISLKYIEKDWGIENFISPTLLRNMKGKDIKKAISFHMKRNQNLLEPRQKQLISAAQLRLNYLQILGELKTYGGRIFNATLMLQDRESYIALLVGAKYGISQIINSKLNIMSTLAEFANISRVELTEESEKVSVVKVYLQDVKVLTLLLESNSAKDLACLIAGYYRLLVDPVTSIFLWPGNKQQAHRVSTEEGYESRACSDSEESSEVDCVLEPLSDRRLVKLAPCRSLIKEEQPPGNSPTPEVARRGPSTCGASSTTDSAESEASDSANTESRGYRTSGSSESMDALEEDDLDTCSSIRSAFFHFGSPSLPESIDSDSQEERSGIETSGFLCLLDLAQRANPQCQKTEFSESAALETFGWAPELSTVRLDPRLYEGSRADYYSLCSSVSPASYLSDSSDSTASRQGGAPPAWGQQGWTEAQPSSMLESLALHPPLAFEDGSSDEEYYDAADKLTPPGPPSGPRDVSAAEPSATSLQNKASTCSPENSLPCGPHGREPSRRGGVKKYAKTLRKRRSFLQTDYTSQVSFPLVPSASLESVDDVCYYDREPYLALGAPSPTVSSLQDMQGEPGLLETKALGLLAPLRETKSTNPASRVMEMEPETMETKSVIDSRVSSISAIRFRIDPNNKENSGVVPIASSSASPPHCSNPGSSGPDTAQARPSQILPLSQDLDGTAPKEPTIEHGDSSFSLSSGDPNPDRVCLASNPGLHKVSQGDTLELQLEPHVQLEMGLESFCTNHIQETAPKYTEPLLSPGDEPRSDECGINPGEKIASIPTKEEQQGQLSLERDREVTNKNGTKIFQEESRKDSGDSLGDVSNNVSQTLDINSPAGKIVTSLSLDAPVTGTEQIPPHAPRDPQGQSREPPGQACQAQEQKLFVELDLDPDFFLGKQTISSALPPEGIKAETPNHVTGEDTAHRDSPEWVCFNPGPSLPEPLPRPQEDPHLETSNHCLLSEGKSDSSSICLPAEKSFLCFAPESRPEVSASLRMATSLGFAGMNEMVAPRIGMEQCSCQFSYATCFRGPQPETEEEDRDLEAHPTAPLTSPPSAGSPVVLPWRPARTHSCSTAPLSRKSHIWPEYCSRALRQLKATPASTPEGFIQLMESLLELQDILETSWGIGNKHPPEKCTWHFTESRSRLCMGSQKLLSSCQHVIRMDQSPEEMQGAVRDTFQHLVQLAGLCFQFTDCSRCSTRHREAAGNLRDVVYTYHQFVEAAKSTCERGYHDLSVKLLARQCTALTAAVFCLTQKFRASTAL